A portion of the Streptomyces erythrochromogenes genome contains these proteins:
- a CDS encoding MAB_1171c family putative transporter yields the protein MTAIRTLCFAIAALSSYAALFYRLSQARRNWRDGAYRALIATLLLQCLTFTMGAVAMGGGSFLGVGNLAILIMHLAAVAFCVAAQIILLRWAATDEAAARGTRYWLITGIVLDVLLTALFFLADGPGRPASDFDGTSRPLLLTYLLVFIVSQAIPCVTIYRQCGPYARMTDNASLRQALRMLSVAAVVLFLYCTARTVNILTAAAGVDIGAWKLASNVFSASGIVILSLALINSLWGPPVSRVTEWSRSYRSYRALHPLWRDLYEASPDIALEPPGSSVSDLNYRLHRRVVEIRDGWRDLRPYIDRETKAAGVAGGQTAGGANGKAGEELRQAFAEAAQIRQALQAKRTGIVPDHSKDAGDFDDRDTDNFVAEVAWLTQVAAAYSKLSKAS from the coding sequence GTGACCGCCATCAGGACCCTCTGTTTCGCGATAGCGGCGCTCTCCTCCTACGCCGCGCTCTTCTACCGCCTCTCGCAGGCCCGGCGCAACTGGCGGGACGGCGCCTACCGCGCGCTGATCGCCACCCTTCTGCTCCAGTGCCTCACCTTCACCATGGGCGCCGTCGCCATGGGCGGCGGAAGCTTCCTGGGAGTGGGCAACCTGGCCATCCTCATCATGCACCTGGCCGCCGTGGCCTTCTGCGTCGCGGCGCAGATCATCCTGCTGCGGTGGGCGGCCACGGACGAGGCGGCGGCCCGCGGGACCCGGTACTGGCTGATCACCGGCATCGTCCTCGACGTGCTGCTGACGGCCCTGTTCTTCCTCGCGGACGGCCCCGGCCGGCCCGCCTCCGACTTCGACGGCACCAGCAGGCCGCTGCTCCTCACCTACCTCCTGGTCTTCATCGTGTCCCAGGCGATCCCGTGCGTGACGATCTACCGCCAGTGCGGCCCGTACGCCCGGATGACGGACAACGCCTCGCTGCGGCAGGCCCTGCGGATGCTGTCCGTCGCCGCCGTGGTGCTGTTCCTCTACTGCACGGCCCGTACGGTCAACATCCTGACCGCGGCGGCCGGGGTGGACATCGGCGCCTGGAAGCTCGCCTCGAACGTCTTCAGCGCGTCGGGGATCGTGATCCTCTCCCTCGCCCTGATCAACTCCCTCTGGGGGCCGCCCGTCTCGCGGGTCACGGAGTGGTCCCGCAGCTACCGCTCCTACCGGGCGCTGCACCCGCTGTGGCGGGACCTGTACGAGGCCTCGCCGGACATCGCGCTGGAACCCCCGGGGTCCTCGGTGTCCGACCTCAACTACCGCCTGCACCGCCGGGTGGTGGAAATCCGGGACGGATGGCGGGACTTGCGCCCCTACATCGACCGGGAGACGAAGGCGGCCGGCGTCGCGGGCGGGCAGACGGCCGGCGGGGCGAACGGCAAGGCGGGCGAGGAGCTGCGGCAGGCGTTCGCGGAAGCGGCGCAGATCAGACAGGCTCTGCAGGCGAAGCGGACCGGAATCGTCCCCGACCACAGCAAGGACGCCGGCGATTTCGACGACCGCGACACGGACAACTTCGTGGCGGAAGTTGCCTGGCTCACCCAGGTTGCCGCCGCCTACAGTAAGCTCAGCAAGGCGAGTTGA
- a CDS encoding helix-turn-helix domain-containing protein has translation MTETETAGDDRPLLAVRLDDLFKTVRPKGKHWTNAEVAEELKRANPELKVGGVYLSQLRTGKRSNPSPDLLAALARFFGVSVAYFFDDKVAQSVLSEIAAVEALRQSGVRAVAMRAAGMKKENLQAITAIMDQYRQLQGLPPVSDPSGPE, from the coding sequence ATGACGGAGACCGAGACCGCGGGCGATGACCGGCCCCTGCTCGCAGTGCGTCTCGACGACCTGTTCAAGACGGTTCGTCCGAAGGGCAAGCACTGGACCAACGCCGAGGTGGCGGAGGAGCTGAAGCGGGCCAATCCCGAACTCAAGGTCGGGGGTGTGTACTTGTCGCAGCTGCGGACGGGGAAGCGCTCCAATCCCTCACCCGACCTCCTCGCCGCCCTCGCCCGCTTCTTCGGGGTCTCCGTCGCGTACTTCTTCGACGACAAGGTCGCCCAGTCGGTCCTCAGCGAGATCGCCGCCGTCGAGGCGCTGCGGCAGTCCGGGGTCCGCGCCGTGGCGATGCGGGCGGCCGGGATGAAGAAGGAGAACCTCCAGGCCATCACGGCCATCATGGACCAGTACCGGCAGCTGCAGGGCCTCCCGCCGGTGAGCGATCCCTCCGGCCCCGAATGA
- a CDS encoding toxin has translation MRGARKERSAGQDRRSQLKKLRKAGAERIAELDLPKATDVAELCGHLGEARGRPIILVPMQMPSSHPCGMWVAARDEDLIFYDANTTSAHQEHIILHELGHIICCHRGAGGLDETAARLLFPNLDPELVRDMLLRAAYDDVQEQEAEIIAYLLSQRMAGTAEGRDGAASSGEAGSAGDPGTSAMLSRIERTLF, from the coding sequence ATGAGGGGCGCCAGGAAGGAGCGGTCGGCAGGTCAGGACCGCCGCAGCCAGCTCAAGAAGCTCCGGAAGGCCGGTGCGGAGCGGATCGCCGAACTCGACCTGCCGAAGGCCACCGACGTGGCCGAACTGTGCGGCCACCTCGGTGAAGCGCGGGGCCGCCCCATCATCCTGGTCCCGATGCAGATGCCCTCGTCCCACCCGTGCGGCATGTGGGTCGCCGCCCGCGACGAGGACCTCATCTTCTACGACGCCAACACCACCAGCGCGCATCAGGAGCACATCATCTTGCACGAGCTGGGCCACATCATCTGCTGCCATCGCGGGGCCGGCGGGCTGGACGAGACGGCCGCCCGCCTGCTCTTCCCCAACCTCGACCCCGAACTCGTGCGCGACATGCTCCTGCGCGCCGCCTACGACGACGTGCAGGAGCAGGAGGCGGAGATCATCGCCTACCTGCTCTCCCAGCGGATGGCCGGCACCGCCGAGGGACGGGACGGCGCGGCCTCCTCCGGGGAGGCCGGATCCGCCGGTGATCCCGGGACGAGCGCCATGCTCAGCCGCATCGAACGCACGCTCTTCTGA
- a CDS encoding carboxylesterase/lipase family protein yields the protein MTVTHRGPARLYLARRSLVAAACASALAASVAAPLGCAPRPGPAPVGETVRTDAGPVRGVRSGPHLLFRGIPYAGAPEGRHRWAPPRPVPPWKGVRDATAPGPLCPQVPSPYTRISSTEEDCLVLNVTTPPAADRRRAAPVLVWIHGDGSVGGGSFFDGRRLAARGLVVVTVNYRLGVFGGLALPGLEGSGTFGLQDQRAALAWVRRNARAFGGDPGNVTVAGVSFGASAVAGHLASPASAGLFHRAVMASGEGVMDMPAGAMGPGVPEYPWYVWRTGREMEDITTATTSSLGCGGDRPERTLACLRSLPVRRILEVPYVMNAFQAFGYGNATLPELPPAALRAGRFHRVPVLSGATRDEHRTFVGMAYAAAGRPFTEADYDRALRTAFGAAAAARVRGVYPPGSFASPALAWAAVVTDRMWARGTQAQHDALAPHVPVYAYEFADRDAPMFLPLPGGFAFGAFHAGDVPYLFEDEAAEPRFTPAQRRLSAAMTGYWAAFARTGAPRGAGLPGWQPHRVDRPYTQSLAPQRIGPVDYRREHRLAFWDGLS from the coding sequence GTGACGGTGACCCATCGCGGACCTGCCCGCCTGTACCTCGCCCGCCGGTCGCTCGTGGCGGCGGCGTGCGCCTCGGCGCTGGCCGCCTCGGTGGCCGCGCCGCTGGGCTGCGCCCCGCGGCCGGGACCGGCGCCGGTCGGCGAGACCGTGCGCACGGACGCCGGGCCGGTGCGCGGTGTGCGGTCGGGCCCGCACCTCCTCTTCCGGGGCATCCCCTACGCGGGTGCCCCCGAGGGGCGGCACCGGTGGGCTCCGCCCCGCCCCGTACCGCCGTGGAAGGGGGTGCGGGACGCGACCGCGCCGGGGCCGCTGTGCCCGCAGGTGCCCTCGCCGTACACGCGGATCTCCAGTACGGAGGAGGACTGCCTGGTCCTGAACGTGACCACACCGCCCGCGGCGGACCGGCGGCGGGCCGCGCCCGTACTGGTCTGGATCCACGGGGACGGCTCCGTGGGCGGCGGCTCCTTCTTCGACGGACGCCGGCTGGCCGCGCGCGGCCTGGTGGTCGTCACCGTCAACTACCGGCTCGGCGTCTTCGGCGGTCTGGCCCTGCCGGGGCTGGAGGGCTCCGGCACCTTCGGCCTGCAGGACCAGCGGGCGGCCCTGGCCTGGGTACGGAGGAACGCGCGGGCCTTCGGCGGCGATCCGGGCAACGTCACCGTCGCGGGGGTGTCCTTCGGGGCGTCGGCCGTCGCCGGGCACCTGGCTTCGCCCGCCTCCGCGGGCCTGTTCCACCGCGCGGTCATGGCGAGCGGCGAGGGCGTGATGGACATGCCGGCGGGCGCGATGGGGCCGGGCGTACCGGAATACCCGTGGTACGTCTGGCGGACCGGGCGGGAGATGGAGGACATCACCACGGCGACGACCTCCTCCCTGGGCTGCGGTGGGGACCGCCCGGAGCGCACCCTCGCCTGCCTGCGCTCCCTGCCCGTCCGCAGGATCCTGGAGGTGCCGTACGTGATGAACGCCTTCCAGGCGTTCGGGTACGGCAACGCCACCCTCCCCGAACTGCCGCCCGCGGCCCTGCGGGCCGGGCGCTTCCACCGGGTGCCCGTGTTGTCGGGCGCCACCCGCGACGAGCACCGCACCTTCGTCGGGATGGCGTACGCCGCGGCCGGCCGGCCCTTCACCGAGGCGGACTACGACCGTGCGCTGCGCACGGCGTTCGGCGCGGCGGCGGCCGCGCGGGTGCGGGGCGTGTACCCGCCGGGCTCCTTCGCCTCGCCAGCGCTGGCGTGGGCCGCGGTGGTCACCGACCGGATGTGGGCGCGCGGCACGCAGGCCCAGCACGACGCGCTCGCGCCGCATGTGCCCGTGTACGCGTACGAGTTCGCCGACCGCGACGCCCCGATGTTCCTCCCGCTGCCGGGAGGCTTCGCGTTCGGGGCCTTCCACGCCGGTGACGTCCCGTACCTGTTCGAGGACGAGGCCGCCGAGCCGCGGTTCACCCCGGCGCAGCGCCGGCTGTCGGCCGCGATGACCGGCTACTGGGCGGCGTTCGCCCGTACGGGTGCGCCGCGGGGGGCCGGCCTGCCCGGCTGGCAGCCGCACCGCGTGGACCGGCCGTACACGCAGTCCCTGGCACCGCAGCGGATCGGTCCCGTCGACTACCGGCGGGAGCACCGCCTCGCGTTCTGGGACGGCCTTTCCTGA
- a CDS encoding TetR-like C-terminal domain-containing protein — MDASPTNPSDDDVALPAVVKATARQHLVKLGASGLSLDVVARDSGLAVTAVESAFPHRDDLLTALVVDAYDASGSAMERADRAAADAGAPAGARLLAATRALRQWSFANPAEFTLIYGSPVPGYHAPQDTVAPASRTPAVLAGILRSALESGELTPPRRTLPGGLLRPEALELFGGAPDAPFSDIVERGIVLWSSLIGLLVFQVFSRTHDSVLDEAVYFDAAIAVAAETVGLDVPLGEGDR, encoded by the coding sequence ATGGACGCTTCCCCGACGAACCCGAGCGACGACGACGTGGCACTGCCCGCAGTGGTCAAGGCAACCGCACGCCAACACCTGGTGAAACTGGGGGCGTCGGGCCTGTCCCTCGACGTCGTGGCCCGCGACAGCGGTCTGGCTGTCACCGCCGTGGAGTCCGCCTTCCCGCACCGGGACGACCTGCTGACCGCACTGGTCGTCGACGCCTACGACGCCTCCGGATCGGCGATGGAGCGGGCCGACCGGGCCGCCGCCGACGCCGGTGCGCCGGCGGGCGCCCGGCTCCTCGCGGCGACCCGGGCCCTGCGGCAGTGGTCCTTCGCCAACCCCGCCGAGTTCACCCTGATCTACGGATCGCCCGTGCCGGGCTACCACGCCCCGCAGGACACCGTCGCGCCCGCCTCGCGCACCCCCGCGGTCCTCGCCGGCATCCTGCGCTCGGCGCTGGAGTCCGGTGAACTCACCCCGCCCCGGCGGACGTTGCCCGGCGGGCTGCTGCGGCCGGAGGCCCTGGAGCTCTTCGGCGGTGCGCCCGACGCCCCCTTCTCGGACATCGTCGAACGCGGCATCGTCCTGTGGAGCAGCCTGATCGGCCTGCTGGTGTTCCAGGTCTTCAGCCGGACGCACGACAGCGTCCTGGACGAGGCCGTCTACTTCGACGCCGCCATCGCCGTGGCGGCCGAAACCGTCGGACTCGACGTCCCGCTGGGCGAGGGCGACCGCTGA
- a CDS encoding discoidin domain-containing protein: MQSRRSLALSRLLRRSHLLIAFALGSLVIGLTPWLGVTSTAAAGRVPGPRAAPVPTDQQAAVQSPHHGIAPANAMEPAAPVLDRAGWTATASDEETTGENGRAANVLDGDNNTLWHSKWTATAAPLPHTITIDMHRTAVVSALVYRPRANGPNGRVGEYGISVSADGQNWGTPVATGTLADDATAKTLGFAPTGTRFVRLTAVTEAGNRGPWTSAAEINLLGDPGTPASTVDLSRAGWTATASDEETTGENGRAANVLDGNANTLWHSKWSGTPAPLPHSITIDMHRTAVVSALVYHPRGDGPNGRAGSYTVATSTDGISFGAAVASGTWRDDDTVKTATFTRAEHTRYIRLTVTSEAGGRGPWTSAGEIRLSGPASPDVHGSWGRIIGFPLVPVATAALPGDKLLAWSAYAVDRFGGSNGYTQTAILDLKTGKVTQRRIDNTGHDMFCPGIAMLADGRVLVTGGSNAEKASIYDPATDSWSATTSMDIARGYQAMTLLSTGEAFVLGGSWSGDASTDKAGEVWSPDTRTWRKLPGVPASRALTADPAGPYRADNHMWLHATSGGKVLQLGPSKQMNWISTTGQGGITPAGTRADSQDAMTGNAVPYDIGKLVTLGGSPAYQDSPATQRAYTVGISGSQVQAARTGDMEHPRAFSNSVVLPDGKVAVFGGQAYPVPFSDATSVLTPELWDPATGRFTPLASMAVPRNYHSVANLLPDGRVFSGGGGLCGDCATNHPDGAVFTPPYLLNADGSPKPRPVISGGVPPRAAPGTQLTVSTESSVASFVLMRAAAATHSTDNDQRRVPLVSTPAGGGAYTVSIPADTGVVLPGTYMLFALDAQGVPSIGQFVTVS, translated from the coding sequence TTGCAGTCCAGGCGCTCCCTCGCGCTTTCCCGCCTGTTACGCCGCTCCCACCTGCTCATAGCCTTCGCCCTCGGCTCCCTGGTGATCGGGCTGACACCGTGGCTCGGGGTCACGAGCACCGCGGCGGCCGGCCGCGTCCCGGGACCCCGGGCCGCGCCCGTACCCACCGATCAGCAGGCGGCGGTGCAGTCGCCGCACCACGGCATCGCGCCGGCGAACGCCATGGAGCCCGCGGCCCCCGTCCTCGACCGGGCCGGGTGGACGGCCACGGCGAGCGACGAGGAGACCACCGGCGAGAACGGCCGCGCCGCCAACGTCCTCGACGGCGACAACAACACCCTCTGGCACAGCAAGTGGACCGCCACCGCCGCTCCGCTGCCGCACACCATCACCATCGACATGCACCGCACCGCGGTCGTCTCCGCGCTCGTCTACCGGCCGCGCGCGAACGGGCCGAACGGGCGCGTCGGAGAGTACGGCATCAGCGTCAGCGCGGACGGCCAGAACTGGGGCACGCCCGTCGCGACCGGCACGCTCGCGGACGACGCCACGGCCAAGACCCTCGGCTTCGCCCCGACGGGCACCCGGTTCGTACGGCTGACGGCGGTCACCGAGGCCGGCAACCGCGGGCCCTGGACCTCCGCAGCCGAGATCAACCTGCTGGGCGACCCGGGCACCCCCGCCTCGACCGTCGACCTGTCCCGGGCCGGGTGGACGGCCACGGCGAGCGACGAGGAGACCACCGGCGAGAACGGCCGCGCCGCCAACGTCCTCGACGGCAACGCCAACACCCTCTGGCACAGCAAGTGGTCCGGCACACCCGCTCCGCTGCCGCACAGCATCACCATCGACATGCACCGCACCGCGGTCGTCTCCGCGCTCGTCTACCACCCCCGCGGCGACGGGCCCAACGGGCGCGCGGGCTCATACACCGTCGCGACCAGCACCGACGGCATCTCCTTCGGCGCTGCGGTGGCGTCCGGTACCTGGCGCGACGACGACACCGTCAAGACCGCCACCTTCACCCGCGCCGAGCACACCCGGTACATACGCCTCACCGTGACGAGTGAGGCCGGCGGCCGCGGTCCGTGGACCTCGGCGGGCGAGATACGCCTGAGCGGGCCGGCCAGCCCGGACGTGCACGGGTCCTGGGGCCGGATCATCGGCTTCCCGCTGGTGCCGGTGGCCACCGCCGCCCTGCCCGGGGACAAGCTGCTGGCGTGGTCCGCGTACGCCGTCGACCGCTTCGGCGGCAGCAACGGCTACACCCAGACGGCGATCCTCGACCTGAAGACGGGCAAGGTCACCCAGCGCCGCATCGACAACACCGGCCACGACATGTTCTGCCCCGGCATCGCCATGCTGGCCGACGGCCGGGTGCTGGTCACCGGCGGCAGCAACGCGGAGAAGGCCAGCATCTACGACCCGGCCACCGACTCCTGGTCCGCGACCACCAGCATGGACATCGCCCGCGGCTACCAGGCCATGACGCTGCTCTCCACGGGCGAGGCCTTCGTCCTCGGCGGGTCCTGGAGCGGTGACGCGAGCACCGACAAGGCCGGTGAGGTCTGGTCGCCGGACACCCGCACCTGGCGGAAGCTCCCGGGCGTTCCCGCGTCCCGGGCGCTGACGGCCGATCCGGCCGGCCCCTACCGCGCCGACAACCACATGTGGCTGCACGCCACTTCGGGCGGCAAGGTCCTCCAGCTGGGTCCGAGCAAGCAGATGAACTGGATCTCCACCACCGGCCAGGGCGGCATCACGCCGGCCGGCACCCGGGCCGACAGCCAGGACGCCATGACCGGCAACGCCGTACCGTACGACATCGGCAAGCTGGTCACGCTGGGCGGCTCGCCCGCCTACCAGGACTCCCCCGCCACGCAGCGGGCGTACACCGTGGGCATCTCGGGCAGCCAGGTCCAGGCGGCCCGGACCGGGGACATGGAGCACCCCCGCGCGTTCAGCAACAGCGTCGTCCTGCCGGACGGCAAGGTGGCGGTCTTCGGCGGCCAGGCCTATCCGGTGCCGTTCAGCGACGCCACCTCGGTCCTGACGCCCGAGCTCTGGGACCCGGCGACCGGCCGCTTCACCCCGCTCGCCTCCATGGCCGTCCCGCGCAACTACCACAGTGTGGCGAACCTGTTGCCGGACGGCCGGGTCTTCTCCGGTGGCGGCGGCCTGTGCGGCGACTGCGCGACCAACCATCCCGACGGTGCGGTCTTCACTCCGCCCTACCTGCTCAACGCGGACGGTTCGCCGAAGCCGCGGCCCGTCATCAGCGGGGGCGTGCCCCCGAGGGCGGCTCCCGGCACGCAGCTGACGGTGAGCACCGAGTCGTCCGTGGCGTCGTTCGTCCTGATGCGGGCCGCGGCCGCCACCCACTCCACCGACAACGACCAGCGGCGGGTGCCGCTCGTGTCCACGCCCGCGGGAGGGGGCGCGTACACCGTGTCGATCCCCGCGGACACCGGTGTGGTGCTGCCCGGGACGTACATGCTCTTCGCGCTCGACGCCCAAGGGGTGCCGAGCATCGGGCAGTTCGTCACCGTTTCCTGA
- a CDS encoding aminotransferase class I/II-fold pyridoxal phosphate-dependent enzyme, whose product MACRFPGARNLNEYWRLLTAPRPQFSTIPDSRWRSAAFLTGDFRDTSSTYTDTMALLPDVGHFDAAHYGIPPRRAAAMDPQHRLLIDLTREAIQDAGWEADGFDREETSVITALTESGYRELSTMQIRMRQLAGGEFGTRATDPGWQETVRAVHGLHGTSVAGLLLNMGPNTISSVFDLHGESYALDSACSGGLMAVANAVHALRAGRSRVAIAGGAQLILAPDLLVGLCRIGAISRSGRCLPFGAEADGFVLGEGAGVLVLRPLADARAAGDRVYAVIRGVGTANDGTVQGGMHPQAGGQLRALRRAYRDAGLPPGAVGYLEAHGTGTAVGDPVELAVLRELRGEDAAPAHLGAVKAVVGHSLNSAGLAGLVKSVLAVQRGVIPPQPDFGLADTAALDAARLTVATTPVTWPASDLPRRAGVSAFGFGGTGVHLVVEEHAAPPVRPAPVGEPYELVLTARDRAGLVRYARDVARTIAEDGPPPARVADTLARRAPLRERLALVARDAAEAAARLTAAAAALEAGHAVESAPTPAGPPSAARRTPPCTLPPSPLAPRRHWVVDDAAREVAQPARPEPPTRRAGGREAAPTPPAPSAAPGEDAASIVLEEVSRTGVFPLADLGEGMTLVAGLGFDSLMLQELAVNIGKRAPAFRSEDLFAPGLTVGGLIALLDPGRTRHEAPGRPASRAARAAEWSTAAASIDDFPEVALFEERLAAVTAGGADFPYFRVHEGTIRDTTVIGDRSYLSFGSYNYLGISGHPAVNEAVHRAVERYGTSVSASRALSGERELTVRLERALADFLGVGDCLTLVSGHATNVTAIGHLVGAGDLVLHDALAHDSILQGCALSGAARRPFAHNDRADLEHLLRINRSRFRRVLIVVEGAYSMDGDLVDLPAVIGLKKRYGALLMVDEAHSIGTVGEHGRGVGEFFGADRTDVDLWMGTLSKSFASCGGYLGGSARMVRWLRHTLPGFVYSVGLTPANAAAALAATELITAEPQRVRTLRRNAGLFLGLAAAAGLPTGSSADTPIVPVVLGDSARTLRVADRLFARGVVADPIFHPAVDEGLSRLRFFLTSEHREDDVRRAVAVLAEEVAATAVT is encoded by the coding sequence ATGGCCTGCCGGTTCCCCGGAGCCCGCAACCTGAACGAGTACTGGCGGCTGCTGACTGCCCCGCGGCCGCAGTTCTCCACCATCCCCGACTCGCGCTGGCGCAGCGCCGCCTTCCTCACCGGCGACTTCCGCGACACCTCGTCGACCTACACCGACACCATGGCGCTGCTGCCGGACGTGGGCCACTTCGACGCGGCGCACTACGGCATCCCGCCGCGCCGGGCCGCCGCGATGGACCCCCAGCACCGGCTGCTGATCGACCTGACCCGTGAGGCGATCCAGGACGCGGGGTGGGAGGCCGACGGCTTCGACCGCGAGGAGACCTCGGTGATCACGGCCCTCACCGAGAGCGGCTACCGCGAGCTCAGCACCATGCAGATACGGATGCGCCAGCTGGCCGGCGGCGAGTTCGGAACCCGGGCGACGGACCCCGGCTGGCAGGAGACCGTACGCGCCGTCCACGGGCTGCACGGCACGTCCGTGGCCGGACTCCTCCTCAACATGGGACCGAACACGATCAGCTCGGTCTTCGACCTGCACGGCGAGAGCTACGCACTGGACTCCGCTTGCTCCGGTGGACTCATGGCCGTCGCCAACGCGGTCCACGCGCTGCGCGCGGGCCGCTCCCGCGTCGCGATCGCCGGTGGCGCCCAGCTGATCCTCGCCCCGGACCTGCTGGTGGGGCTGTGCAGGATAGGCGCCATCTCGCGCAGCGGCCGATGCCTGCCCTTCGGCGCGGAAGCCGACGGTTTCGTCCTGGGGGAGGGCGCCGGAGTGCTGGTGCTGCGGCCCCTGGCCGACGCCCGGGCGGCCGGCGACCGCGTCTACGCGGTGATCCGCGGCGTGGGCACGGCCAACGACGGGACCGTGCAGGGCGGCATGCACCCCCAGGCGGGCGGCCAGCTCAGGGCCCTGCGCCGGGCCTACCGCGACGCGGGACTGCCCCCGGGCGCGGTGGGCTACCTGGAGGCGCACGGCACCGGAACCGCCGTCGGCGACCCCGTCGAGCTCGCGGTCCTGCGCGAACTGCGCGGTGAGGACGCCGCTCCCGCCCACCTCGGTGCGGTCAAGGCGGTCGTCGGGCACTCGCTCAACTCCGCGGGGCTGGCCGGACTCGTCAAGTCGGTCCTGGCCGTGCAGCGGGGGGTGATCCCACCGCAGCCGGACTTCGGCCTCGCCGACACCGCCGCCCTCGACGCAGCGCGGCTGACCGTGGCGACGACGCCGGTCACCTGGCCCGCGAGCGACCTGCCCCGCCGGGCGGGCGTGAGCGCCTTCGGATTCGGCGGTACCGGCGTCCACCTGGTCGTAGAGGAGCACGCCGCGCCACCGGTCCGCCCGGCACCGGTCGGGGAGCCCTACGAGCTGGTCCTCACCGCGCGCGACCGGGCCGGGCTGGTCCGGTACGCGCGGGACGTGGCGCGGACCATCGCCGAGGACGGGCCGCCGCCGGCCCGGGTGGCGGACACCCTGGCCCGCCGTGCTCCCCTGCGGGAGCGCCTCGCCCTGGTGGCGCGGGACGCCGCCGAGGCCGCCGCCCGGCTGACCGCGGCCGCCGCGGCGCTGGAGGCCGGGCATGCCGTGGAGTCCGCGCCGACGCCGGCCGGACCACCCTCCGCGGCGCGGCGCACACCCCCGTGCACCCTGCCGCCGAGTCCGCTCGCCCCGCGCCGCCACTGGGTCGTGGACGATGCGGCACGCGAGGTGGCGCAGCCGGCCCGGCCCGAACCCCCGACGCGGCGCGCAGGTGGCCGGGAAGCCGCGCCCACCCCGCCCGCACCCAGTGCCGCGCCCGGTGAGGACGCCGCGTCCATCGTGCTCGAAGAGGTGTCGCGGACCGGGGTGTTCCCCCTCGCGGACCTCGGCGAGGGCATGACGCTGGTGGCCGGTCTCGGCTTCGACTCCCTCATGCTCCAGGAACTGGCGGTCAACATCGGCAAGCGCGCGCCCGCCTTCCGCTCCGAGGACCTGTTCGCGCCCGGACTCACCGTCGGCGGGCTGATCGCACTGCTCGATCCGGGCCGTACCCGGCACGAGGCCCCCGGCCGGCCGGCCTCCCGCGCGGCGCGGGCGGCCGAGTGGAGCACCGCTGCCGCGAGCATCGACGACTTCCCGGAGGTCGCCCTCTTCGAGGAGCGCCTGGCCGCGGTCACCGCCGGCGGCGCCGACTTCCCGTACTTCCGCGTCCACGAGGGCACCATCCGCGACACCACGGTGATCGGCGACCGCTCGTACCTGTCCTTCGGCAGCTACAACTACCTGGGGATATCCGGCCATCCGGCGGTCAACGAAGCCGTGCACCGGGCCGTGGAGCGGTACGGGACCTCGGTCTCCGCCAGCCGCGCGCTCTCGGGCGAACGGGAACTGACGGTCCGTCTGGAACGCGCCCTGGCCGACTTCCTCGGCGTCGGGGACTGCCTCACGCTGGTCAGCGGCCATGCCACCAATGTCACGGCGATCGGGCACCTCGTCGGCGCGGGGGACCTCGTCCTGCACGACGCGCTGGCCCACGACAGCATCCTCCAGGGCTGCGCCCTGTCCGGGGCCGCGCGCAGACCCTTCGCCCACAACGACCGCGCCGACCTGGAGCACCTGCTGCGGATCAACCGGTCCCGGTTCCGCCGGGTGCTGATCGTCGTCGAGGGCGCCTACAGCATGGACGGCGACCTGGTCGACCTGCCCGCGGTGATCGGGCTGAAGAAGCGGTACGGAGCCCTGCTGATGGTCGACGAGGCCCACAGCATCGGCACGGTCGGCGAACACGGCCGGGGCGTGGGTGAGTTCTTCGGCGCCGACCGGACCGACGTGGACCTGTGGATGGGCACTCTCTCCAAGTCCTTCGCCAGTTGCGGCGGTTACCTCGGCGGCTCGGCCCGCATGGTGCGCTGGCTGCGGCACACCCTCCCGGGCTTCGTCTACAGCGTGGGACTGACCCCGGCCAACGCGGCCGCCGCCCTGGCCGCCACCGAGCTGATCACCGCGGAACCCCAGCGGGTGCGCACGCTCAGGCGCAACGCCGGACTGTTCCTCGGCCTGGCCGCGGCGGCCGGCCTGCCGACCGGCTCCAGCGCCGACACCCCCATCGTGCCGGTCGTCCTCGGCGACTCGGCGCGCACCCTGCGCGTCGCGGACCGGCTGTTCGCGCGCGGGGTCGTCGCCGATCCGATCTTCCATCCCGCCGTGGACGAGGGTCTGTCGAGGCTGCGGTTCTTCCTCACGAGCGAACACCGCGAGGACGACGTCCGCCGGGCGGTCGCCGTCCTGGCCGAGGAGGTGGCGGCGACCGCCGTGACCTGA